In Cupriavidus taiwanensis, the following proteins share a genomic window:
- the nuoI gene encoding NADH-quinone oxidoreductase subunit NuoI yields MLLAIKDFFNSLLLKELFKGMALTGRYLFARKVTVQFPEEKTPISPRFRGLHALRRYPNGEERCIACKLCEAVCPALAITIESDVRNDGTRRTTRYDIDLTKCIFCGFCEEACPVDAIVETQILEYHGEKRGDLYFTKDMLLAVGDRYEPQIAAAKAADAKYR; encoded by the coding sequence ATGCTGCTCGCCATCAAGGACTTCTTCAACAGCCTGCTCCTGAAGGAACTCTTCAAGGGCATGGCGCTGACCGGCCGCTATCTCTTCGCGCGCAAGGTCACCGTCCAGTTCCCGGAAGAGAAAACGCCGATCTCGCCGCGCTTCCGTGGCCTGCACGCGCTGCGCCGCTATCCGAACGGCGAAGAGCGCTGCATTGCCTGCAAGCTGTGCGAGGCGGTGTGCCCGGCGCTGGCCATCACCATCGAGTCGGACGTGCGCAACGACGGCACGCGCCGTACCACCCGCTACGACATCGACCTGACCAAGTGCATCTTCTGCGGTTTCTGCGAAGAGGCCTGCCCGGTCGACGCCATCGTGGAAACGCAGATCCTGGAATACCACGGCGAGAAGCGCGGCGACCTGTACTTCACCAAGGACATGCTGCTGGCAGTGGGCGACCGCTACGAGCCGCAGATCGCGGCGGCCAAGGCTGCCGACGCCAAGTATCGCTGA
- the nuoH gene encoding NADH-quinone oxidoreductase subunit NuoH — MIDWITSQGQGVLGAYWTPLWILIRAVLIVVPLLLCVAYLILWERKLIGWMHVRLGPNRVGPLGLLQPIADVLKLLLKEVMMPTQVSRGMYLIAPLMVLMPAVAVWAVIPFQAEVVMADVNAGLLYVMAISSVGVYGVILAGWASNSKYAFIGAMRAAAQMVSYEIAMGFALVTVLMVAGSLNLSAIVNGQNTGYFADMGINILSWNWLPLLPMFGVYFISGVAETNRHPFDVVEGESEIVAGHMIEYSGMGFALFFLAEYINMIIISAMTALMFLGGWAPPFSSVVTNAVPGFFWLLVKVFLLLSVFIWIRASFPRYRYDQIMRLGWKVFIPLTVVWLIIVAIWIKSPWNIWH, encoded by the coding sequence ATGATTGACTGGATTACCTCGCAAGGGCAGGGCGTACTGGGCGCGTACTGGACGCCGCTGTGGATCCTGATCCGCGCCGTGCTGATCGTGGTGCCGCTGCTGCTGTGCGTGGCTTACCTGATCCTGTGGGAGCGCAAGCTGATCGGCTGGATGCACGTGCGTCTGGGCCCGAACCGCGTCGGCCCGCTGGGCCTGCTGCAGCCGATCGCCGACGTGCTGAAGCTGCTGCTCAAGGAAGTCATGATGCCGACGCAGGTCAGCCGCGGCATGTACCTGATCGCGCCGCTGATGGTGCTGATGCCTGCCGTCGCGGTCTGGGCCGTGATTCCGTTCCAGGCCGAAGTGGTGATGGCGGACGTCAACGCCGGCCTGCTGTACGTGATGGCGATCAGCTCGGTCGGCGTCTACGGCGTGATCCTGGCCGGCTGGGCCTCGAACTCCAAGTACGCCTTTATCGGCGCCATGCGTGCCGCGGCACAGATGGTGTCGTATGAAATCGCCATGGGCTTTGCGCTGGTGACGGTGCTGATGGTTGCCGGCAGCCTGAACCTGTCGGCCATCGTCAACGGCCAGAACACGGGCTACTTCGCCGACATGGGCATCAACATCCTGTCGTGGAACTGGCTGCCGCTGCTGCCGATGTTCGGCGTCTACTTCATCTCGGGCGTGGCCGAAACCAATCGCCACCCGTTCGACGTGGTGGAAGGCGAATCGGAAATCGTGGCCGGCCACATGATCGAATATTCGGGCATGGGCTTCGCGCTGTTCTTCCTGGCCGAGTACATCAACATGATCATCATCTCGGCCATGACCGCGCTGATGTTCCTGGGCGGCTGGGCGCCTCCGTTCTCGAGCGTGGTCACCAACGCGGTCCCCGGCTTCTTCTGGCTGCTGGTCAAGGTTTTCCTGCTGCTGTCGGTCTTTATCTGGATCCGTGCCTCGTTCCCGCGCTACCGCTATGACCAGATCATGCGCCTGGGCTGGAAGGTGTTCATTCCGCTGACCGTGGTGTGGCTGATCATCGTGGCGATCTGGATCAAGTCGCCGTGGAACATCTGGCACTGA
- the nuoK gene encoding NADH-quinone oxidoreductase subunit NuoK, with the protein MLSLAHFLVLGAILFAISIVGIFLNRKNVIVLLMAIELMLLAVNINFVAFSHYLGDLAGQVFVFFILTVAAAESAIGLAILVVLFRNLDTINVDDMDTLKY; encoded by the coding sequence GTGCTCTCTCTCGCCCACTTCCTCGTGCTCGGTGCGATCCTGTTTGCGATCAGCATCGTCGGCATCTTCCTGAACCGCAAGAACGTGATCGTGCTGCTGATGGCGATCGAACTGATGCTGCTCGCGGTGAATATCAACTTCGTCGCCTTCTCGCATTACCTGGGCGACCTGGCTGGTCAGGTTTTCGTTTTCTTCATCCTTACGGTGGCCGCCGCCGAGTCGGCAATCGGTCTGGCAATCCTGGTGGTGCTGTTCCGCAACCTGGATACGATCAACGTGGACGACATGGACACCCTCAAGTACTGA
- a CDS encoding NADH-quinone oxidoreductase subunit J has product MELTTTIFYVFALVLVLSALKVITAKNPVHSALFLVLSFFTAAAIWMLLKAEFLAILLVLVYVGAVMVLFLFVVMMIDIDIEHLRRDFWTYVPMASIVGALIIAEMAIVLVRNFIGTTAPVVASGSQEPGYSNTAALGKLIYTDYIYAFEVAGIILLVAIIAAVALTLRRRKDTKAQDVSAQLRTRRDERVRLVPMQAEAQNQQTEAAAAANKN; this is encoded by the coding sequence ATGGAACTCACGACCACCATCTTCTATGTCTTTGCGCTGGTGCTGGTGCTCTCCGCACTGAAAGTCATCACTGCGAAGAACCCGGTGCATTCCGCACTGTTCCTCGTGCTGTCGTTCTTCACGGCCGCCGCGATCTGGATGCTGCTCAAGGCGGAATTCCTCGCCATCCTGCTGGTGCTGGTCTATGTCGGCGCGGTGATGGTGCTGTTCCTGTTCGTGGTGATGATGATCGATATCGACATCGAGCACCTGCGCCGCGACTTCTGGACCTACGTGCCGATGGCCTCGATCGTGGGCGCGCTGATCATCGCCGAGATGGCGATCGTGCTGGTGCGCAACTTCATCGGCACCACCGCGCCGGTGGTGGCCAGCGGTTCGCAGGAACCGGGGTACTCGAACACCGCCGCGCTCGGCAAGCTGATCTACACCGACTACATCTACGCCTTCGAAGTGGCCGGCATCATCCTGCTGGTGGCGATCATCGCCGCGGTCGCGCTGACCCTGCGCCGCCGCAAGGACACCAAGGCCCAGGACGTGTCGGCGCAGCTGCGCACCCGCCGCGACGAACGCGTGCGCCTGGTGCCGATGCAGGCCGAAGCCCAGAACCAGCAGACGGAAGCCGCGGCTGCCGCCAATAAGAACTAA